In a single window of the uncultured Pseudodesulfovibrio sp. genome:
- a CDS encoding tetratricopeptide repeat protein has protein sequence MTADEILTLGPSPKKKSSARGRKRSKTPADVRVEKISGAFSTESTAQVGTGATQRKVMQKAYWFAEEGEPDKDGTRVILVQPLNSNNVPTGNKEPVLLPEFLSRFSAEIEFYQTEVFPRMIELKETIVRAEGQRDQGAFYSAQFEYESALGIDLHNVRANFGLGLTYLSRGETAKAEDIFKRLVALDAAFAPEHKHLFNEFGISLRKSGLTTQAVEYYSRALDITEDDENLFYNIARAYCERGDEAECRENLQRALDLDPNMDVALRFMAFLDGKAG, from the coding sequence GTGACCGCCGATGAAATTCTGACACTGGGCCCCAGCCCCAAGAAAAAATCCTCCGCACGAGGCAGGAAACGCTCCAAGACTCCCGCCGACGTCCGTGTGGAGAAGATTTCCGGCGCGTTTTCCACCGAGTCCACCGCCCAGGTGGGCACCGGCGCCACACAGCGCAAGGTGATGCAGAAGGCCTACTGGTTTGCCGAGGAAGGCGAGCCCGACAAGGACGGGACCCGCGTGATACTGGTCCAGCCCCTGAACAGCAACAACGTCCCCACGGGCAACAAGGAGCCGGTCCTCCTGCCTGAATTTCTGTCCCGGTTCAGCGCGGAAATCGAGTTCTATCAGACCGAAGTCTTCCCGCGCATGATTGAACTCAAGGAAACCATCGTCCGGGCCGAGGGACAGCGCGACCAGGGAGCCTTCTACTCCGCCCAGTTCGAATACGAGTCCGCCCTGGGGATCGATCTGCACAACGTCCGGGCCAACTTCGGCCTGGGGCTGACCTATCTGTCCAGAGGCGAAACAGCCAAGGCCGAAGACATCTTCAAACGCCTGGTCGCTCTGGACGCAGCCTTTGCCCCGGAACACAAGCACCTGTTCAACGAGTTCGGCATCAGCCTGCGCAAGTCCGGACTTACGACCCAGGCGGTCGAGTACTACTCCAGAGCGCTGGACATCACGGAAGACGACGAGAACCTGTTCTACAACATCGCCCGGGCCTATTGCGAACGCGGCGACGAGGCCGAATGCAGGGAGAACCTGCAGCGGGCCCTGGATCTCGACCCGAACATGGACGTGGCCCTGCGCTTCATGGCGTTCCTCGACGGTAAAGCGGGCTAA
- a CDS encoding metallophosphoesterase translates to MYWIAFGDIHESTGLLGSVPGLAEADGIIVTGDLTNRGDREAGKRVLDDVARYNPRILAQPGNMDTDGVTAYMREQDMDIHLRVRELAPGLGLMGVGLSTPTPFGTPGEIPETTLVQWLDKTYTLANGFDQLICIIHEPPIDTAVDRLSNGQHVGSPGVRAFLERVQPVLAVTGHIHEAAGADRIGKTTVINPGMLSGGGFVRIDFDGKTVSATLESV, encoded by the coding sequence ATGTATTGGATAGCTTTCGGCGATATACACGAATCAACCGGCCTGCTCGGCTCCGTTCCCGGACTGGCCGAAGCCGATGGAATCATCGTTACCGGCGATCTGACCAACCGGGGCGACCGCGAGGCGGGTAAACGCGTGCTCGACGACGTGGCCCGGTACAACCCGCGCATCCTGGCCCAACCGGGCAACATGGACACGGACGGCGTGACCGCCTACATGCGCGAACAGGACATGGACATCCACCTGCGCGTGCGCGAGCTGGCTCCAGGGCTGGGGCTCATGGGCGTGGGGTTGTCCACCCCGACTCCTTTCGGCACGCCCGGTGAGATTCCCGAGACCACCCTGGTCCAGTGGCTGGACAAAACCTACACCCTGGCCAACGGGTTCGACCAACTGATCTGCATCATCCACGAGCCGCCCATAGACACCGCGGTGGACCGGCTGAGCAACGGGCAGCATGTGGGCAGCCCGGGCGTTCGGGCCTTTTTGGAGCGGGTCCAGCCCGTCCTGGCCGTGACCGGCCACATCCATGAGGCGGCGGGCGCGGACCGCATCGGCAAGACCACGGTCATTAATCCGGGCATGCTGTCCGGCGGCGGGTTCGTGCGCATAGATTTCGACGGGAAAACCGTGTCCGCCACCCTGGAGAGCGTCTAG
- a CDS encoding transporter substrate-binding domain-containing protein, which translates to MLRRVLLLLVLLSLLSGTAQARHLTIGMPFLNDSCRFPVVEAFFREAYSRVGMEADFLSLPSRLELEFADSGRTDASLLRTELVASEHRELVKVPYPLLLVDFVVCTLRKDIRISRVAELARYRVGVSRGDLTASMLCGKAGVTPVQVNSLKSGVRMMEEGRLDVILEERNTVELVKAQLGKPLFLSAPLHQARLYHWLNKRNAYLAGPLAEAFKAVIAEGKGGQVFGTCPAPSAQPR; encoded by the coding sequence ATGTTGCGGCGCGTACTTCTTCTCCTTGTCCTGCTCTCCCTCCTGTCCGGAACGGCGCAGGCGCGCCATCTGACCATCGGCATGCCCTTCTTGAACGACAGTTGCCGGTTCCCCGTCGTCGAGGCGTTTTTCCGGGAAGCCTATAGCCGGGTGGGGATGGAGGCGGACTTCCTTTCCCTTCCCTCGCGGCTGGAGCTCGAGTTCGCGGACTCGGGCCGGACGGACGCCAGTCTGCTTCGAACCGAGCTTGTGGCGTCGGAGCACAGGGAGCTGGTCAAGGTTCCGTACCCGCTCCTGCTTGTGGATTTCGTGGTCTGCACATTGCGCAAGGATATCCGGATCAGCCGGGTGGCCGAGCTGGCCCGATATCGCGTCGGGGTCAGCCGGGGTGACCTGACGGCCAGTATGCTCTGCGGAAAAGCGGGGGTGACCCCGGTGCAGGTGAACAGTCTGAAGAGCGGCGTGCGGATGATGGAGGAGGGTCGCCTCGACGTGATCCTGGAGGAGCGCAACACGGTCGAACTGGTCAAGGCCCAACTGGGCAAACCGCTGTTTCTTTCCGCGCCGTTGCATCAGGCGCGTCTCTACCACTGGCTGAACAAGCGCAACGCCTATCTGGCCGGTCCCCTGGCAGAGGCTTTCAAGGCCGTGATCGCGGAGGGCAAGGGGGGACAGGTCTTCGGCACCTGCCCGGCACCCTCTGCTCAGCCCCGCTGA
- a CDS encoding AMP-binding protein translates to MFTKEEYVDYKDFCERFTPECPEDFNFAFDVLDAKDPKTPALIHVDDDYNRRELDFGFFQESSSRLANALVAKGVKKGDRVMVILYRRLEYWVVMLALHRIGAVPIPSPSLLTKKDIRERVNYAGISTMVCEDSIVERVDKARPDCPGLNLLVQVEGKAENGWLDYDELLASGDPSFPRTPDSPGGNDPMVIFFSSGTTGLPKMVLHNHKYAASHYTTGALWHDLEEGDVHLTVSDTGWGKSVWGKFYGQWMAGSIIFVWDFRGKFHPGDLLQVMADNKITTFCAPPTIYRFLVREDLSKYDLSSLRHCTTAGELLNDSVFHAWEKAVGMPIFEGYGQTETTLQVATFKFMEPRPGSIGKPVPGWDIALMDEEGNRVPQGEEGEICINIESPVLGLFDNYMDEPEKTACVKCNGWYHTGDKAWADEDGYLWFMGRTDDLIKSSGYRIGPFEVESALVAHEAVIEAAVTGLPDDVRGQLVKATVVLAPGYEGDEKLTKQLQAFVRELTAPYKYPRVIDYVDELPKTISGKIKRKEIREADIARLAK, encoded by the coding sequence ATGTTTACCAAAGAAGAATACGTCGATTACAAGGATTTTTGCGAGCGGTTCACGCCCGAGTGTCCCGAGGACTTCAACTTCGCCTTCGACGTCCTGGATGCCAAGGACCCCAAGACCCCGGCACTGATCCATGTGGACGACGACTACAACAGGCGTGAGCTGGATTTCGGCTTCTTTCAGGAGTCCTCGTCCCGGCTGGCCAATGCCCTGGTGGCCAAGGGTGTGAAGAAGGGCGACCGGGTCATGGTCATCCTCTACCGGCGGCTGGAATACTGGGTGGTCATGCTCGCCCTGCACCGCATCGGCGCGGTGCCCATCCCGTCTCCATCCCTGCTGACCAAGAAGGATATCCGCGAGCGCGTCAACTATGCGGGTATCTCGACCATGGTCTGCGAGGACTCCATCGTGGAACGGGTGGACAAGGCCCGGCCCGACTGCCCCGGCCTGAACCTGCTCGTCCAGGTGGAGGGCAAGGCCGAAAACGGCTGGCTCGACTACGACGAACTACTTGCCTCGGGTGACCCGAGCTTCCCGCGCACCCCGGACTCTCCGGGTGGCAACGACCCCATGGTCATCTTCTTTTCCAGCGGCACCACGGGCCTGCCCAAGATGGTCCTGCACAACCACAAGTACGCCGCGTCCCATTACACCACGGGCGCGCTGTGGCATGACCTTGAGGAAGGCGACGTGCACCTGACCGTGTCCGACACGGGCTGGGGCAAGTCGGTCTGGGGCAAGTTCTACGGCCAGTGGATGGCCGGTTCGATCATCTTTGTCTGGGATTTCCGGGGCAAGTTCCACCCCGGCGACCTGCTCCAGGTCATGGCCGACAACAAGATCACCACCTTCTGCGCGCCGCCGACCATCTACCGCTTCCTGGTGCGCGAGGATCTTTCCAAATACGACCTCTCGTCCCTGCGCCACTGCACCACGGCCGGTGAGCTGCTCAACGACTCGGTCTTCCACGCCTGGGAAAAGGCCGTGGGCATGCCCATTTTCGAGGGCTACGGTCAGACCGAGACCACCCTGCAGGTGGCCACCTTCAAGTTCATGGAGCCCCGGCCCGGTTCCATCGGCAAGCCTGTTCCCGGTTGGGACATCGCGCTCATGGACGAGGAGGGCAACAGGGTGCCTCAGGGCGAGGAGGGCGAGATCTGCATCAACATCGAGTCGCCCGTGCTCGGCCTGTTCGACAACTACATGGACGAGCCGGAAAAGACCGCCTGCGTCAAGTGCAACGGCTGGTACCACACCGGCGACAAGGCCTGGGCCGACGAAGACGGCTACCTCTGGTTCATGGGCCGTACCGACGACCTGATCAAATCCTCGGGCTACCGCATCGGACCGTTCGAGGTGGAGTCCGCCCTGGTGGCCCACGAGGCGGTCATCGAGGCCGCCGTCACCGGCCTGCCCGACGACGTACGCGGCCAGTTGGTCAAGGCCACGGTGGTGCTCGCGCCGGGTTACGAGGGCGACGAGAAGCTGACCAAGCAACTCCAGGCCTTTGTCCGCGAACTGACCGCGCCCTACAAGTACCCGCGCGTCATCGACTACGTGGACGAACTGCCCAAGACCATCTCGGGCAAGATCAAACGCAAGGAAATCCGCGAGGCCGACATCGCCAGATTGGCGAAGTAG
- a CDS encoding AMP-binding protein: MSALREITLGNLLKETAEKYPDNEAVVYVDRDFRLTYAEFDDLTDTIAKGLMGLGVKKGEKVAVWANNVPYWVALQFATAKIGAVLLTVNTHYRSHELEYLLQHSETENLFIIGQYRDHDYLTTTYELIPELRTQERGQLATEKFPHLKRVFYLGHQKHRGMYSIPELQAMAAMVTDEQYAERQAQLDPHDVVNMQYTSGTTGFPKGVQLTHYNIVNNGYWIGANQKFTAGDRLCLTVPLFHCFGCVLGVMAAVNHGVTMVILEDFVPLDVMAAIDQERCTAVYGVPTMYIAILDHPLFTRFDYSSLRTGIMAGSPCPVEVMKRVIDKMNMREITICYGLTESSPVMSQTVVGDSLKHMTETVGRAMPEVEVRVVDPETNEECPPGVVGEVCCRGYLVMKGYYNNEKATEAAIDKDGWLHSGDLGVMDEDGYLTITGRLKDMIIRGGENIYPREIEEFLYSMDGVLDVQVAGVPSKKFGEECGAFVIRKGDADIEVEDVIDYCRGKISRYKIPKYVTFVDAYPMTASGKIQKYKLRDMAAELWPDA; encoded by the coding sequence ATGAGCGCACTTCGAGAAATCACCCTCGGCAACCTGCTGAAGGAAACCGCTGAAAAATACCCGGACAACGAGGCCGTGGTCTACGTGGACCGCGACTTTCGCCTGACCTATGCCGAGTTCGACGACCTGACCGACACCATCGCCAAGGGGCTGATGGGGTTGGGCGTGAAAAAGGGCGAGAAGGTGGCCGTATGGGCCAACAACGTGCCTTACTGGGTGGCGTTGCAGTTCGCCACGGCCAAGATCGGGGCGGTCCTGCTCACGGTCAACACCCACTACCGTTCCCATGAGCTGGAATATCTGCTCCAGCACTCCGAGACCGAGAACCTGTTCATCATCGGCCAGTACCGGGACCACGACTATCTGACAACCACCTACGAGCTGATCCCGGAACTGCGCACCCAGGAGCGCGGACAGCTCGCCACCGAAAAGTTCCCGCACCTGAAGCGGGTCTTCTACCTCGGCCACCAGAAGCACCGGGGCATGTACTCCATCCCCGAGCTGCAGGCCATGGCCGCCATGGTCACGGACGAGCAGTACGCAGAACGCCAGGCCCAGCTCGACCCGCACGACGTGGTCAACATGCAGTACACTTCGGGCACCACCGGGTTCCCCAAGGGCGTGCAGCTGACCCACTACAACATCGTCAACAACGGCTACTGGATCGGCGCGAACCAGAAGTTCACGGCCGGAGACCGGCTCTGCCTGACCGTCCCCCTGTTCCATTGCTTCGGCTGCGTGCTCGGGGTCATGGCCGCGGTCAACCACGGGGTGACCATGGTCATCCTGGAGGACTTCGTGCCGCTGGACGTCATGGCCGCCATCGATCAGGAGCGGTGTACCGCCGTGTACGGCGTGCCGACCATGTATATCGCCATTCTCGACCATCCGCTGTTCACCCGTTTCGACTACTCGTCGCTGCGCACCGGCATCATGGCCGGTTCGCCATGTCCGGTGGAGGTCATGAAGCGGGTCATCGACAAGATGAACATGCGCGAGATCACCATCTGTTACGGGCTGACCGAATCCAGCCCGGTCATGAGTCAGACCGTGGTCGGCGACTCGCTCAAGCACATGACCGAGACCGTTGGCCGGGCCATGCCCGAGGTCGAGGTCCGTGTGGTGGACCCCGAGACCAACGAGGAGTGTCCTCCGGGCGTGGTCGGCGAAGTCTGCTGCCGGGGCTACCTGGTCATGAAAGGCTACTACAACAATGAAAAGGCCACCGAGGCCGCCATCGACAAGGACGGCTGGCTCCATTCGGGCGACCTGGGCGTCATGGACGAGGACGGCTACCTGACCATCACCGGCCGTCTCAAGGACATGATCATCCGTGGCGGCGAGAACATCTATCCGCGCGAGATCGAGGAGTTCCTCTACTCCATGGACGGCGTTCTGGACGTGCAGGTGGCGGGCGTGCCGAGCAAGAAGTTCGGCGAGGAATGTGGCGCCTTCGTCATCCGCAAGGGCGACGCGGATATCGAGGTCGAGGATGTCATCGACTACTGCCGGGGCAAGATCTCGCGGTACAAGATACCCAAGTACGTCACCTTTGTTGACGCCTACCCCATGACCGCATCGGGCAAGATCCAGAAATACAAGCTGCGCGACATGGCCGCCGAATTGTGGCCCGACGCGTAA
- the fetB gene encoding iron export ABC transporter permease subunit FetB — translation MTAHIIEIGPLQLALCLGFVLLAGATSFVQKLGLGRDLAVGTVRTFAQLFLMGYVLKFVFQVHISWLVLLLYAFMVAAAVQIIRGRVKERTIPFVVPTFLSMLVSYSLVTMVVTGVIVGARPWWTPQYYIPLAGMIVGNSMTAISICLDRLFSDLKARRNEVEMKLALGADYREASREIMAGAIRSGMIPSINSLMAVGLVSLPGMMTGQILSGTDPLIAIRYQIVVMLMLVASTALGALIVTNLVRKRCFSKGQQLLLR, via the coding sequence ATGACCGCGCACATCATCGAGATAGGCCCGCTGCAGCTGGCACTCTGCCTCGGATTCGTGCTCCTGGCCGGCGCGACGTCGTTCGTCCAGAAGCTCGGTCTGGGCCGCGATCTGGCCGTGGGCACGGTACGCACCTTCGCCCAGCTTTTTCTCATGGGCTATGTCCTCAAGTTCGTCTTCCAGGTGCATATTTCCTGGCTGGTCCTGCTTTTGTACGCCTTCATGGTCGCCGCCGCCGTGCAGATCATCCGCGGGCGGGTCAAGGAGCGGACCATCCCCTTTGTGGTCCCCACCTTTTTGTCCATGCTCGTCTCCTACTCCCTGGTCACCATGGTGGTCACCGGGGTTATCGTGGGCGCCAGGCCGTGGTGGACGCCGCAGTACTACATCCCCCTTGCGGGCATGATCGTGGGCAATTCCATGACCGCCATCTCCATCTGCCTGGATCGGCTCTTTTCGGACCTCAAGGCGCGGCGCAACGAAGTGGAGATGAAGCTCGCGCTGGGCGCGGATTATCGCGAGGCGTCCAGAGAGATCATGGCCGGGGCCATTCGCTCGGGCATGATCCCGTCCATCAACTCCCTCATGGCCGTGGGGCTGGTATCCCTGCCCGGGATGATGACCGGCCAGATTCTGTCCGGTACCGACCCGCTCATCGCCATCCGTTACCAGATCGTGGTCATGTTGATGCTTGTCGCTTCCACCGCTCTGGGTGCGCTGATCGTCACCAATCTGGTGCGCAAGCGGTGTTTCTCGAAAGGGCAGCAACTGCTGCTCCGGTAA
- a CDS encoding 23S rRNA (pseudouridine(1915)-N(3))-methyltransferase RlmH, translated as MSKIGFLWVGKLKESFSQDGCALYWKKLSRFFQLEETVIKDAPGKLPPAEKNKVEGERILAKVKPGDVLILLDEFGERLTSRTLAKKLKQWTDAPNQRPVFVIGGPFGLSDEVKAAARHTIRLSDMTLPHELARLLLLEQLYRAGTIHKNMPYHHD; from the coding sequence ATGAGCAAGATCGGTTTCCTCTGGGTGGGCAAGCTCAAGGAGTCCTTTTCCCAGGACGGGTGCGCCCTGTACTGGAAAAAGCTGTCGCGCTTCTTCCAGCTGGAGGAGACGGTCATCAAGGACGCGCCCGGCAAGCTGCCCCCTGCGGAAAAGAACAAGGTCGAGGGCGAACGCATCCTGGCCAAGGTCAAACCCGGCGATGTGCTCATCCTCCTGGACGAATTCGGTGAACGGCTGACCAGCCGCACGCTGGCAAAGAAGCTCAAGCAGTGGACCGACGCGCCCAACCAGCGGCCGGTCTTCGTCATCGGCGGTCCGTTCGGCCTGTCCGACGAGGTCAAGGCGGCCGCCCGGCACACCATCCGCTTGAGCGATATGACCCTGCCCCACGAACTGGCCCGGCTCCTGCTCCTGGAGCAGCTGTACCGCGCCGGAACCATCCATAAAAACATGCCCTATCACCACGACTAG
- a CDS encoding XRE family transcriptional regulator produces the protein MSTIGKRIRAYREKQNLSIEDLSNRTTLSEDFIRAVEEEDMYPSLRPLVKLARALGVRLGTFLDDQVSSDPLITRLAEREEELVMHPDGKETGLIFHSLGKGKTDRHMEPFFVELLPESCKDDALSSHEGEEFIVVHSGKLRVRYGQEEQILEPGDSIYFNSIVPHNVACGGAEKAEIYAVLYFPE, from the coding sequence ATGAGTACTATCGGGAAGAGGATTCGCGCCTATCGTGAGAAGCAGAATCTGAGCATCGAGGATCTGTCCAACAGAACCACCCTGTCCGAGGACTTCATCCGTGCCGTGGAAGAGGAGGATATGTATCCTTCCCTGCGGCCCCTGGTTAAGCTGGCCCGAGCCCTAGGCGTACGATTGGGAACCTTCCTGGACGATCAGGTCTCCAGCGATCCTCTGATCACCCGACTGGCCGAGCGCGAGGAGGAATTGGTCATGCACCCGGACGGCAAGGAGACCGGGCTGATCTTCCACTCCTTAGGCAAAGGCAAGACCGACCGCCACATGGAGCCGTTCTTTGTCGAGCTGCTGCCCGAGTCCTGTAAGGACGACGCCCTCTCTTCCCACGAGGGCGAGGAGTTCATCGTGGTCCATTCCGGCAAGCTGCGGGTGCGCTACGGGCAGGAGGAACAGATCCTCGAACCCGGCGACTCCATCTATTTCAACTCCATCGTGCCCCACAACGTGGCCTGCGGGGGAGCGGAAAAGGCCGAAATCTACGCCGTCCTGTATTTCCCGGAATAA
- a CDS encoding Nramp family divalent metal transporter, with protein MTDTVSKEKSLEEVHGSVQTRHPKLWKRVFAFAGPAYLVSVGYMDPGNWATDLEGGSRFGYALIWVILMSNMMAVLLQTLSARLGIVTGKDLAQACRAEYSKAASFVLWIMCEIAIAACDLAELLGTILGLNLLFGLPLLWGAAVTLFDTFLLLAIQRLGIRKMEAFILSLITVIAGGFVVNLFLAQPDWGAAAAGLAPSIPEGSVYIILGIIGATVMPHNLYLHSSLVQTRHVSRMVDAKAQACRFNLLDSAIALNAAFFVNAAILILAAAVFYRNGLVVTEIQQADQMLEQLLGSHVAPIAFGLALLAAGQSSTLTGTLAGQIVMEGFVKIRLSPHIRRLITRCIALLPAVVVIAILGDKGTYKLLILSQVVLSLQLPFAIVPLVHFTSDKLKMGSFANRWWVKILAWATSAVIIALNAKLVYDQIAEWSGEGTSLVVTLLIGLVAAATGLFLVYLLVMPFLRGEKSWAEAAPGSAAAVIEKVETRSVRHIVASLGHDAGDAPIINQALSLAKREGSMLTLVHVVDTALAHVYDNARDGGQHVYDEHTREDEQYLAEIMDEIGGAGVAVEMALLFGNPSRELVKFAATHNVDMLVMGSHGHRLLGDLLWGETVEPVRHKVDIPILVV; from the coding sequence ATGACGGACACAGTGAGCAAGGAAAAATCCCTGGAAGAAGTGCACGGGTCGGTACAGACCCGGCATCCCAAATTGTGGAAACGCGTTTTCGCCTTTGCCGGACCGGCGTATCTGGTCAGCGTTGGCTACATGGACCCGGGCAACTGGGCCACCGACCTCGAAGGCGGGTCCCGTTTCGGCTACGCCCTGATCTGGGTCATCCTGATGTCCAACATGATGGCCGTGCTGTTGCAGACCCTGTCCGCGCGGCTGGGCATCGTCACCGGCAAGGATCTGGCCCAGGCCTGCCGCGCCGAATATTCCAAGGCCGCGTCGTTCGTGCTGTGGATCATGTGCGAGATCGCCATCGCGGCCTGCGACCTGGCCGAACTGCTCGGGACCATCCTCGGCCTGAACCTGCTCTTCGGCCTGCCCCTGCTCTGGGGCGCGGCCGTGACCCTGTTCGACACCTTTCTGCTGCTGGCCATCCAGCGGCTGGGCATCCGCAAGATGGAGGCCTTCATCCTTTCCCTGATCACGGTCATCGCCGGTGGCTTCGTGGTCAACCTCTTCCTGGCCCAGCCGGACTGGGGCGCGGCTGCGGCCGGGCTTGCGCCGTCCATCCCGGAAGGTTCCGTGTACATCATCCTGGGCATCATCGGCGCCACGGTCATGCCCCACAACCTGTACCTGCACTCCTCACTGGTCCAGACGCGGCACGTCTCGCGCATGGTCGACGCCAAGGCTCAGGCCTGCCGTTTCAATCTGCTCGACTCGGCCATCGCCCTGAACGCGGCCTTTTTCGTGAACGCGGCCATCCTGATTCTTGCGGCGGCGGTCTTTTATCGAAACGGCCTCGTGGTCACCGAAATCCAGCAGGCCGACCAGATGCTTGAACAACTGCTCGGCTCGCATGTGGCCCCCATCGCCTTCGGGCTGGCGCTTCTGGCCGCCGGGCAGAGCTCCACACTGACCGGAACACTGGCCGGACAGATCGTCATGGAAGGGTTCGTCAAGATTCGTCTGAGCCCCCACATCAGGCGGCTCATCACCCGCTGCATCGCGCTGCTTCCGGCCGTGGTGGTCATCGCCATCCTCGGCGACAAAGGCACCTACAAGCTGCTCATCCTCAGTCAGGTCGTCCTAAGCCTGCAACTCCCGTTCGCCATCGTTCCGCTGGTTCATTTCACCAGTGACAAGCTCAAGATGGGCTCGTTCGCCAACCGGTGGTGGGTCAAGATTCTGGCCTGGGCCACGTCGGCGGTCATCATCGCGTTGAACGCCAAGCTGGTCTACGACCAGATCGCCGAATGGAGCGGGGAAGGGACGTCGCTTGTCGTCACGCTCCTCATCGGGCTGGTGGCGGCCGCCACCGGGCTTTTCCTTGTCTATCTGCTGGTCATGCCGTTTCTGCGCGGGGAAAAAAGCTGGGCCGAGGCCGCGCCCGGCAGCGCCGCAGCCGTCATCGAGAAGGTCGAGACCAGGTCAGTGCGGCACATCGTCGCTTCCCTGGGCCATGACGCCGGGGACGCGCCGATCATCAATCAGGCCCTGTCCCTGGCCAAGCGGGAGGGCTCCATGCTGACTCTGGTTCACGTGGTGGATACGGCCCTGGCCCATGTCTACGACAATGCCAGGGACGGCGGGCAGCACGTCTATGACGAACATACCCGCGAGGACGAGCAGTATCTGGCCGAGATCATGGACGAGATCGGCGGTGCCGGGGTGGCTGTTGAGATGGCCCTGCTCTTCGGCAATCCTTCACGGGAACTGGTCAAATTCGCGGCAACCCACAATGTGGACATGCTGGTCATGGGCTCCCACGGCCACCGCCTGCTGGGCGACCTGCTCTGGGGCGAGACCGTGGAGCCGGTCCGCCACAAGGTGGACATACCTATTCTGGTTGTGTAG
- a CDS encoding XRE family transcriptional regulator yields MEQYKDIAPRLVGVREGVGWTPKEMADLLGVSEEKVTAYESGTVEIPVGYLLDVSRLCRVDLTTLISGREPHLKSYSLVRKDEGFAVDRRKDYDYKSLGYKFAGREMEPFLIVVPAKSGEDMIETSHRGQEFIYVLEGRLEVRLGGEPIIVEPGDSFYFNSETPHALRGLDGKSVRFLDVIL; encoded by the coding sequence ATGGAACAGTACAAGGATATCGCGCCCCGTCTGGTGGGCGTGCGCGAGGGCGTCGGCTGGACGCCCAAGGAGATGGCCGACCTGCTCGGCGTGTCCGAGGAAAAGGTCACGGCCTACGAATCCGGGACCGTGGAGATCCCGGTGGGGTACCTGCTCGACGTGTCCCGGTTGTGCCGGGTGGATCTGACCACGCTCATCTCCGGCCGTGAGCCGCACCTGAAGTCCTACTCGCTGGTGCGCAAGGACGAGGGCTTTGCCGTGGACCGGCGCAAGGACTACGACTACAAGTCTCTGGGCTACAAGTTCGCCGGGCGCGAGATGGAGCCTTTTCTTATCGTCGTCCCGGCCAAGTCCGGCGAGGACATGATCGAGACTTCCCATCGCGGCCAGGAGTTCATCTATGTGCTCGAAGGCCGCCTCGAAGTGCGACTGGGCGGCGAGCCGATCATCGTCGAACCCGGCGACTCCTTTTATTTCAATTCGGAAACGCCCCATGCCCTGCGCGGTCTGGATGGCAAGTCCGTCCGTTTTCTCGACGTGATTCTATAG
- a CDS encoding ABC transporter ATP-binding protein: MSLTLDRVSFAYPDGPAILEDASLTLSSGGYHLLRGPSGSGKSTLLRLLCRLEEIQTGTICYKGMSISDISPAELRRCVAYVQQLPTLLPGTVRDNLLLPFTFKANARLTPPSDVEMAAQLSGLLLNGVTLDSPADKLSVGQAQRICLTRSLLLSPEVVLLDEPTASLDAHSAQVVLDRTKGLTESGVTVVMISHSETVPEGVTHYISLENKRLNLE; encoded by the coding sequence ATGTCCCTCACCCTGGATCGTGTATCCTTCGCGTATCCGGACGGCCCGGCCATCCTCGAAGACGCTTCGCTCACGCTTTCCTCGGGCGGCTACCATCTCCTGCGCGGCCCGTCCGGCTCAGGCAAGTCCACCCTGCTGCGCTTGCTCTGCCGCCTGGAAGAAATCCAGACCGGGACCATTTGCTACAAGGGCATGTCCATCAGCGACATTTCCCCGGCGGAGTTGCGCCGCTGCGTGGCCTACGTGCAGCAGCTGCCCACCCTGTTGCCCGGCACGGTGCGCGACAACCTGCTTTTGCCCTTCACATTCAAGGCCAACGCGCGGCTCACCCCGCCCTCGGACGTGGAGATGGCCGCGCAGCTGTCCGGCCTGCTCCTGAACGGAGTGACCCTGGACTCCCCCGCCGACAAGCTCTCCGTGGGGCAGGCCCAGCGGATCTGTCTGACCCGCTCCCTGCTCCTGTCGCCGGAAGTGGTCCTTCTGGACGAACCCACCGCGTCCCTGGACGCCCACTCGGCCCAGGTCGTTCTGGACCGCACCAAGGGACTGACCGAAAGCGGCGTGACCGTGGTCATGATCTCGCACTCCGAGACCGTGCCCGAAGGCGTGACCCACTACATTTCCCTGGAAAACAAAAGGCTGAATCTGGAATGA